A genomic window from Acidobacteriota bacterium includes:
- the gloA gene encoding lactoylglutathione lyase, with the protein MRLLHTMIRVGDLDTSIAFYTEALGMELLRKHDYPEGKFTLAFVGYGDEESNTVLELTHNWDTTSYELGTGFGHIAIGTDDIVGACNRVREYGGEVTREPGPMKHGTTVIAFVKDPDGYTIEFIERN; encoded by the coding sequence GTGAGGCTTTTACACACAATGATTCGCGTCGGTGATCTCGACACGTCGATTGCTTTCTACACGGAGGCGCTGGGGATGGAACTCCTCCGCAAGCACGACTATCCGGAGGGGAAGTTCACCCTGGCGTTCGTCGGCTACGGTGACGAGGAGTCGAACACCGTTCTCGAGCTCACCCACAACTGGGACACCACTTCGTATGAGCTTGGGACAGGCTTTGGTCACATCGCCATCGGCACCGATGACATTGTTGGCGCCTGCAACCGGGTACGCGAGTACGGCGGCGAGGTGACTCGCGAACCGGGTCCGATGAAGCACGGCACGACCGTCATTGCGTTCGTTAAGGATCCGGACGGGTATACCATCGAGTTCATTGAGAGGAATTAG